The sequence TTAAATTTGAACAAGGAGGAGGTGTTATCACTGCAATGTAACTCACCAGCTTGTGCGTAGGACAGAGCAACTTCGGCAAGGCGCTGGATACTGGCATCATTATCTAGCGTGCCATCCTCGTTCAAGATGCCTGAAaaagaaggcaaagaagaaaacaaactgaCATTTTATTCTAGACCCATTCCTCACAAACACATGTATTGGTTGAATACCTGTACCATCAAAAATTTTGCTTATCTTTTACATCCATTGTACACCACATGAGCTCAAAATTCTTATCATCGGGCACACCATGAAAATGAATCATGGTTATCACAAACTAGTACTAGTCAGCAACACTAATCCATGGTTGCATTTTGCTCTGCagtcaacaacaacacaaaacattaGCTGTGTAACATGTCACCATTGTACTTTGCTCTCACATCTTGAATGGCCTACAGTGAtattggtgatttttttttcttctccttctggTGGagtatttcacaaaattctgtgaaaggtttttgtttttattttttttccccttgctgtcATGCTGCAtaacaaaaatcaaatacacTCTATAGAAAACATCAAGCCCTAAAGGCACACACCTGAAGAGCACACAACATCTACATAAATGTAGACAATAAATAGACCACATTTAGATTTGAGcaaatgaaatactgtaaatGTCTCTGCTTTTTTGATTGGTTTGGTAAAGCTTTCTTTccaaacattttaaaatgacACCATAGAAagacataaatacatgtatctgggCATTCGTGCTGAGACCATGTATATTTCCAGATACTTACCACAATGGCCATGGCTAGTGTAAGCACACAGGCAGACATCACAGAGAATTAGCAACTCTGGGAAGTATTCTGAGATGGTGTGAATAGCCTGGATCACTGGAGTGTCTGCAGTATCTGCACACGTTCCTCTTGTATCCtaagaaggaaaaaatgataatattaataaggacaaaatgaataaatgatgatAAGCAAATAATCTTCGGCTGCGAGGGCAATGGTACAATTTAACATCGCTGAGGTGATCCGCGAGGTGTCTATCAGGCCGAGCTGAAGGCAAGGGCTGATAGACACCTCAAGGATCACCGAGACGATGTTAGATTGTATCCATTGCCCGAGAAACAGGAAATGATTATTTGCTTCATATCCCACATCCATTTACAAACATGAGATTTGATAAAATTGCATTCCATCAACCACacagatttttattttataatCTTGCAGAATATTTACAACACGGGCGGTATAAATTCAGTCCATGGCAGTCGAATGATCgagactaatgttagatctaaggAGATAAAAAGCGATACTGATGTATCGATACTTATGCAATGTGCACGGAAGTGTGCCACCAGAACTTGCTTGGACTTGGTCATGGCTGATAGATGTGAGCGATACCTTTATTGATTGCAATCATGGGTATGGTAAAAATTGCTAATGAAAAGGTACATTTGTATCACATATgtgatggtttgtttgttcatttcatttccatctaagaagatggctggatagcccatattcagctacactaagctggtcttccatggggttcagttggatgtgaggtgggaccacttcaccgggttaaacaccctgctctttgcgatgaatgaatgaagtgggatcttttacgggCAGGAGTACCACGGCATggatgttggaaaaaaaaaatctctcagtCACGTGTTCCAAATTCAAGTAAACCCACGAGTATGGTCAAACATACTTATGTGGAATATGatagataaatacatgaatagaataaacaaacaaagatatatatagataaataaataaatggattaCCTTGGGTAATCCAGTCGGAACGCCAAACAGCAGCACTGCCTTCAGCCCCTTGGCCACAAGGGGTGCCAGGGCAGACTGCAGTGTGTTCACTCCATACCGGTTCACTCCGGGAAGGCTGGACACTGGCTCAGTATGATCCGGTATGTCTCTGAAAGTAGAATCATTGCTTCATCAATATCAGTCAATTTTAAAACACAGTGCACTCAGGGGATAACTGCATCAACAGGCAGTTATCTCTGTCAACAGTTGAAAAACTCAACAGCAATGTTAACTCAATGACATTATTAGGAGtgaataaaaatgtaaataaatattCTCACATTTCAATGCTTGGTGGAGGCTGTCCTAAAACTGCACATACATATAGCATGGTCCTGCTGTTACAGCGTAATGATGCTACATTGTACAGACACAGTCTGTGACTGCGAATGGACGTTCCTATCTGCTAGATCACATCGTTATCATCCTACATTTGTACTCTCCCTCGGCACATTTCCATTCTCTGTATGTATTATTTCAGTGTACTTTACCACAATATAATGAAGTCCACAGCATGTGTACCTGCAGCAATTTATGCACACACTTGGAACCATCATGAAATATGGTACATGTAAAGTACTCACAATATAAACAAGGGATAGACCAAGTTGTCGGGGGTAATCGTGGTGTCCACGTTTTGCCACGCCCTCAGGACCTCATGGTGGAAAGTGCTGTGTAGGACATGCTTAGGGGGTGGTATCACTGGTGAATTCATGCCAATTTCTGAAGCACACTGGTAGAAGCCGGCTGCAGTGCGGGGCTTTTTCTTGGGCTGTAGAGATTCAGTGTTACAAAGAAGTCCAAAGCACACAGGCAAAAGTAAACAAAGGTTCTGataatgcaaatacatgtaggtaAATACAGAGCTTACTTGATACGGCAATCACAGTTCCAGACACAcaagtatatttttgttttgtttgttttctgaagCTAGGGCTTCTGTAGCTCTCAGTACTTGATTCATATATCAGCTTGGCAATGTCTGTGAAAGATTGAGTAGTCCTCTAATATTAAAGTTGAAACAAATACTTACAAACATAAACATACGTGTACCTTGTGACCAAGAGAACTTAAGTTGTACAGAATACATTTTTAAACTTTCCACATCTGTAAGATGTGGAAATATCCTTCATTTTAGACATCTTTCACTGTCAAAGgaatacatttcaaatgtcaaggaataaaTGCCTAGCTGAAGATCAACACAGCTTGCTGGAATTTGCACTCACTACACGCCCTATTTTAAAAGGTTTTTCTTAGACTATTTGCAACATGACTCATTTCCAATCTGAATCCGTACTACAGCAGGACTTTCCATAATTATCATGTACTGCCAATAGATACAATATGAAGAGTTGATATAGATCTATAGGTTCATTTTGTATTCTTCATTTAGTTTTTAATCTTTTTTCAAGCTTTTGTTTGGGATTTTGTTGTCTGATTTTAGTAGGGCCATAAATATTGGACTAAAAGTGCACTAGCATAAGCAACTAACATGGACTTCAAATGCATCATTGTCAAGATTTCTGTGGAAAAACAAGATATGTGACAATCTCCAACTTCCAAGCTCCCACAGCTGGCAGTTCTTTGAAACAGTTTTACATTGTAGTATGAAAGAAAGTAGCCTTAAAGACGATTACTCGATCCACCTTTTAATTGAGGAATCGGGAACAGGGGGCAATCACTGTGTCATATGATTccagtaggcctacgtgtagGACCTATATGGCATTACAAGTACTCTATTTTACTTGATACTGTCAAGGGATGAAAGCTATCAAAACATTCCAGGACAAGTGTTGTATTTGAAGAAATTGGTACATTTTAACTTTAACAGAAATGACTTGTAAGTTGTACCTTACTTGTACAAGTTGTAGGTTACAACATTTCGATAATTCATAATTCAGATATCTATGTTTTTAAGACTTTCTGGGATTGCTAAGTGTACATGACAGAAAAGCACAAATCACCATGGCAGTTGGAGATGTGGGAAATTTGGTCTTCATCTTGGGCGCAATCCCAACAGCCCCGGCTAGTGCCATTTTGGAGGGTCTCATATGAACAATAGGAATGTTGAGAGCACCAGATGCAGGGCTTTCTGCAAAATTTCCGTCCAGCAAATAGTTGTCCCCATTGCTTCCGTTGCCATTGTCCACCTGTTTCCCCTCAGCTTCCACTGCCCGTGCGCTGACCAGTGGGgattgctgctgttgttgtgcCTGGACCTGGCCTTGTGACTTTGGAGCCCCTTTCCGCGCACGATTGTGAGGGCACGAATGGTGATGGAGCCCCCGCGTGCCGTCACGGGTCGTGTACTTAATCAGCGAACGGCATTCCACGCAGGCGACATATTCTTGTTTCTCACCGTCGACAAAGACTTGCACAAACCGGTCAAATACCGGAATTCTCTTGGTAGTGAAAGGCTCAAAAGACACGCGAGAATCGTTAACATTTTCAACCATGGCTTGCAGCTCTTTCTTCGGATAAGGACTACCCGTACGGCCATACCCGTCGTCTCGAGTCATGGTTGCAAGCGTTGTAACAGGAGCTGGACTTCCGTCTTCCTCTTCTTCCGTACCAGTGCCGACGTGCTCCCCATCGGCTGACACTCGGGGCACGTAGATCTCGCCCGATGCTCCGGAGTGGCCATCGTCACCTGCCTCACTCAGCGCCTCTGATTCCATTTTGATTTCACGCTCCTCAGCAGATTCGTCAGCTGTGTCGAAATCATCCTGAATATGTGGATCCTCGCTAGCTGAGGAcatgtttcgtttgtttgtttgtttgttttgcagcaGAGAAATTCGTTGGTAATTCAGTCCAGACGTTAGTACGGAGTCGCCGAAACCGATAGTAGCACTGCACGCCGGATCCGGATGTGGAAAACGCGTTAACGCACGCTGctctagctagctagctgctgGCAGCTGGATAACCAGTGTGATGTGGTACTCGTCTATCGGAAAACGCACGCCAAGTACATTCAGTAGTGTTATGCAAAAGTACATCGTGTAAAGGTAAAGGTCTATGGAGCGCCAAATACGAAACTAGTGTTTTATCAAACTTCGCGTAAGTCCCTCGTTTATAACAGTTGATGGAACGGGATATTGGAAATGagataataacaaaagaaacacctaacaaacgaacaaaaaacaaccaaacaataTAACAAAACCCGTGTTAGTTCAGAAAGTAGCTAACTGGCTCAGTGGTTTATGGATTAATGGTCAGTGTCGTTGATTGTTTAATGttatagaccgattcgggttcgttgagggcagcagacaatttgtggcactgggcgcaacCATGAGCTAATTTTGCGGTGTcttagccgacccccccccccctcctctcccccacccccggccccgggcaacatgtttatcgcgcacttgtaacaaaggttcgcgcatttaggggttacgccatttcctgacccacttcatctgacacactctttctgacacactttttttgccattcattttgtacacggggcagttttcatgagacgggctctgttattggctactgtgctaatgaatattcaacagccttacgatttctttttcataatgagtcactcggtctgattctgtgtctgtgattggcttttagctattgacttacgcgtggtatcgtgatatcgatctcctcaagggggtccatgacgatatctgattaACTAGTacctgtgtgcgtgtgtgtgtcgaaTTGCGTTTTAGTGTCAGTGAGTGTGGCAGAACTTCTGCAGGTCtcctgtccatttctctctctttttctctcttttgctttcgtatcatcttatctctgttattcttagagtacaatcgtattaccacaagtgttttttccccatttttgaagtgatttgtaaatctcgtttgcaacaatttagaggtgagtttttgttcgagtgtttgttgagtttttgtattgaacacgatgtagattatctacgtaTGTGCGAGAACAGTCATACTTTGtgtggtacccactcgtttgtttttcgtgtgcatttttaccgtacagtATCTTCATTGTTCGCCTTCCAAGCAgcgggttttcaccctagttttcttcaacgtagttttttacctcaaatttttttgcggtgcaagatgttcagtgtatttttttctactgtaaaatgccatcgttgatgatctccatgtattcattactagttttccacctccgtttcattttgtgtacaactaacattgatctaaagtctaacgtagttagctacaaagtctgcgatgtctgtacgTTTGCTGATCAAGATGTGttttttgtgagctgggagtgactatggtgggaatgatattcagggttttgctgtggttgagatgatagtgatgatgatcataatgattctggtgatgatatacgaacccttttgatgatgcagtttatttcgtgtgaccatgacgttgaagatggcgagaacgacacgagtagcctagcctaggccaaggacgagagtgactgtccacgggggctgttgctcgctcatgcacaggagtggtctagagacctgcatttcatcattttctttaaaaccttttggttgttcacttgggtgagtgctccaaaaattcgtttctctaaagaaactcaaccaaaagcttgacaatataAAAAGGTTGCACCAGGGCTACtctttagtaaatattagatctaaatggcgatgctaatttagttttcatttagaactcgatGATATCCcactttctttgctcatttttcaaatgataaattatttagaactgtacttaaattctgatgtactgcattcaccattgtaaaaatcaataaaaaagagcccgctgagcaggtgtttcattctatccttttcatttcctccctatcgtgttggttttcttcctgtcacttccttcttagtttgaccctggatggaagaaaaaaaatcccatcttgccatgtaaagacagaacacataccgtcatgaaatattatgacattagaatagttttaaaagattatgtacgtcatcaaaattcttgtgcgtgaaaataaataataaatgaaaggtgatttcttacaaagcagttctttcaaatgtccaacagcctcagaacagcttcgataatgaagctagtgaaatctgaaaactatcgtcatggcaacaagtgatattgatagagaattctgacaaaaactgtcacaaatttgatgtttacatttgtctagttttattggattaggtcatgaaactataaatgccaccgataaaatcacaatcgctctcaatttgaacagaggcagtagggtaggaatgactcagcaaacagctgattatttatgcgtaatatccatgggcaactgcggggtaactgcaagaagacgcacgaagtttagacttgagtcaagaactatcatttattattaatttttattcaaaatatttttttctttggattgcaaaaaaaaagtcaaaatatttcatattacgcttctaaaatgtattatgagtatatgaagtatttttatggtgatttcatgaagaattagaattatcatgaatatattataaatactagacgggctgaacaatgaagtctaattttgccccaagaatttgcagcccaccgtacctgctggtggtgcattcctagcgttcttgccgcactctcccagccacgtgcACGCATGCATGCAACGGTCACACAGAGTACACgtttagctacttcaccgatctcactcctgatctcttgcaaagaaaactTTCACAAGTGcagaaaattctctcgaaactaagccagacatgaatttggaacatacattacagtgtcaagaccttttcagtggactttgatttcgctatttgtctgtttagctcttgaatgtaagacttcttacgtccgatttgttttttttaactcacCACGTGGTgctgttttttcagccccatgcttcctccatatgcacacatgttgtaaacacacacaagccacgtaccaccggcaccgcgatcgaagtttgagcgatagcgataacatgtgtggagcagacatgcggatttcagcacagatgagtagttgaacgtatcacgattgtaaaacaaatatttttctatgtctctgccgatttgaattaggttatctaagcatagatcgattacgattttattctaaaatagattagctattttttcataattccttcacagtttattatatcttttcataaaattcacatgaATAGTGCTGTACTGAGTCAACTTAGTGCACATTCCCACAAGTGTACATGCATCATCCCTCCTGTCGTGGGAATGACACAGGCAGTTTTTCAATGACGTATGAATAcccttcgcgtgtagatcgtgccgtagggaagatcgcgcccaagttcactgccgacttactaggcaggcacgaaattacagattacacagAGGCCCAAGGGTACTGGAAGCgcacgtagtagcaaggcctacacgtggatgaggttagaaattgccgcgcgcctccagctcaccagctcctggccgcctcttattggccggctttgagcgcgacgttcgacaagccatacaatagtcttgaatattcattagcacagtagccaataacagaagCCGTCTCGTGAAAACTGCCtcgtgtacaaagtgaatggcaaaaaaagtgtgtcagaaagagtgtgtcagataaagtgggtcaggaaatggcgtaaccccgcatttagcaagcattcgcgcactcagtacgagacgcccattggctaaaacaaccatgcatcagtttttcattccgtgcgcggaagggggtgggggagggggggggggggtcggctgagacaccgcagtaatggcgcccATGCCagaaatacacatagcgcgtcacagaatcggtctataggtTCAGTTATGCAAGAAGACCCGGgtgtttgtacccgacaagatccacgttgccatggtaactacacattaattttcttgaaaatcttgttaagtgaactacttccacaattgTGAAGTAATCAAACTCACAAGGTGCTCTCAAGGtaccacacacagacacacatacacacacacacacacacacacacaaccaagaACCCtggttcaattctttttcatataGAGTCATATGGGCTGCGGGAGCGTGGGTAGGCCCTATAGGCCTATGTAGTTACCTCCAGTGATAGTTTtagtttgatgatgatgatttttttttttagataataagaaacctcgtatgaaatgataaatgaaagagcataacataattccaagaggaattcaaagctcatttgatgaaaatcggttttaaaatggctgactGAAATCCAGAACATTTaaagcaatcctgataaaaggtggtcCTTTtgttatgatcgctttgtttttctttgctttttgaaAGCTCAagcaattcattcatttatttgagACCATTTTATTCATTCGTTTCTTTAAAGCCGATCATTTAGTAAAATACTTTGAATTTCgttaaaattgtgatttctaagtatctcacaaaaagttttgaaaagcTGAATTAtcatcacctcaaccaataccatccctttaacgccGTGTGGTATAACATAGCAGTGGAATCCTTGTGGGTAACATCGTCTGGTTTTGCTCTCAATTAGGCTAACATAGGgaagttgtttgttttgttttgttttgttttgttttcccagAGCTGGCTTGGCAACGAATTCAGAGTATGCACATCATATTGATATTTTCAGCAAAGGCACGGGGACCGTGTAGTTAACCTCTTTTTACAACTTTGGCGACTATGCTAACAGGTAGATCAGAGTCAAAGTCGTGCAATATGACAATGGTTTAGATCTTGACATCTTTCCTTATGTTTAAAAAATGCAGAACCGGGGAAAGCATTGTGAATTCTTACCTCTACCGCCTGTGAAACAACTACCGATCCTTCTTCTACCAGTCtgtaaagcaaaagaaaaaatagttcTACGTACGAAAGCGAATTTCTACAAGCACTACGGTACGTCCTTTATAGAAACCGCCGCCATTATCCGATAAGTGTGATAGGAAAGGATGTGGCTTATCAAAGTACAATGACCTCAATCGTCTGTGCAGAGTTTTAGCGGAAGAACACCCCCTTACAATTTCAGGAATTGATAAAGGTTTATAATTTAgtttacttgaatatgaaacaaGAACGGCATTATATCTTTCCTGtgttttatataaatttttgGAAATGTTTATATCTTAATCACATATTATTCTTATTGCGAAACATTTGTTAGTAGGGGCCTATTATTAGTTACTGATTATCAATAATTGTGCCCGcacgcgatttttttttccgtaaccctaacgcgtcgaaattgcctattgtgtcacttgagcaaagactatcagtgtactggctggttttgtacgcatgcgcttggacttagttatgcatactgtactgctatacagtatgtacacatataccagtggcatggtcgtctgctaacacagaatcagattcgaatgtgaatggcacgcccttcaaacataacaagtaggtgtgtgtgtgtgtgtgtgcgtgtgtgtgcgtgtgtgtgcgtgtgtgtgtgtatgtgtgtgtgcgtatgtgtgtgtgtgtgtgtgtgtgtgtttaaaaaagaaggtgattcagtAGCACAATTAGTGAGTGcgtaaggcagatatggattggcttgaagaaagccttttctgagatattcatgcagaattctatGTCAAGTAACACGCTACGCATGGTATGAtttgtatatataggcctatattgtatactgtgtgtgagaaaaatatgatttagaagcacaagagataAGCATTCAggtgcttatttttgttcaaattcatttcattgtaaacatgggcctgatatcgatgaaattctaataaagaatatattttttttttgtgtgtgtattattctgttggcactgcaagtatacactcaacagtaacacgttcccattaatcgaagttccagaggaaaatgagaagtgaggacacaagtcgtacatggtaaattggagctttattcgaagacgtttcacatgagcaagccgtttagcaagtatatcattttacaaaactcagcactcggtatatcgtgtacaacataagcagggaggtgactcaccttgctggtatattagcagggaggtgagactaaaattctctcatctccctggtacacgggagggtgcctttttcaatcaaagttacaaatcactggtcactttcactgacagcgatcacttgtgttcagattatttatgggctgccttacgcggcagcctcaaaagtggagtgagcgtcaggtggtgtccgttgacaagccacgaatgatttttttttttttatttttttttgtggggggggggggaagagtaggataatagtgctgcatgatataatgatgtgtacataggccgtgaggtaaaagaaatttcatttcaattcaattcaattcgattttattgtccgtttctggaaatttgttttgttagcatgcatacaagttacatcgatacatacaatatacagagcACACGTTTAACATGGATACACATGATAAACACGcaagagatatacagcaatacaatgtcaatgtcattgtcagaaatatataacattaaagaaatattaatctgtataaatcaacgttgtgttgggtgtggtgtgcattaacatacacaagtgtgtaaacatgtatcagatttataataactatataaaacttttGAACAATATAAATCAATACATCTTTACGTCTAAATAAGTGATGGTATTAAAAATCTCGAAGGCtatttatgtgcgtgtgtgtgcgtgtatatgtgtatacgtgtgtgaacgtacaaaaatgtaagtttatgttttttgacaaaaccgtataaattacatccatacgattgttcttttgcttttgttttacaacagctaAGATGCTGTATGATATAGTAATTTGCTAGTCAACTGTTAGGATGGCGttaacagctgtctgtgaagggttagtgtataggatcgcattctgttgtataacataaaaaatctacggttaaagatgttaaaagcaatgacagtattcagtgaaacattgtgccaacatcgatccatgtgacgtttacatgaatggtAAGTCCACATAActatgtgcatgtataaggttgagccaacattggttcgaaacccagatgttgactccactaggaattaatcacctacacagtgttcaaaaattcattctgcccccctcccccgcagaaaagtggtgttttgatgtgctcgtcacttaatttatgaagagtattttgataatttgtaaagaaatcattgagaaatttatttgaaatgtattttccatgatgttttgatgaagtaatagaactgatgtcacaaaggttatttgtaaaatatttggagtgattactaTAGAGGATGAATTTgaaatggaatacaaacatgtattttaaaggtcctgtttaccgttgagaacagtgatttaaaaaatgttcaagatatcacttttgatgcatattatgtgtaggtcatttcgttgtatcacaaaacatcccaccatataaaacgttttcaataaagcatgaaatataaggagatatcactagttttctcactaaaccataactgtagacggtttaatctggaaacgtttttattataactattgtacacattttgtatatctaaaaatacataaca comes from Diadema setosum chromosome 17, eeDiaSeto1, whole genome shotgun sequence and encodes:
- the LOC140240397 gene encoding delta-aminolevulinic acid dehydratase-like, with the protein product MSSASEDPHIQDDFDTADESAEEREIKMESEALSEAGDDGHSGASGEIYVPRVSADGEHVGTGTEEEEDGSPAPVTTLATMTRDDGYGRTGSPYPKKELQAMVENVNDSRVSFEPFTTKRIPVFDRFVQVFVDGEKQEYVACVECRSLIKYTTRDGTRGLHHHSCPHNRARKGAPKSQGQVQAQQQQQSPLVSARAVEAEGKQVDNGNGSNGDNYLLDGNFAESPASGALNIPIVHMRPSKMALAGAVGIAPKMKTKFPTSPTAMPKKKPRTAAGFYQCASEIGMNSPVIPPPKHVLHSTFHHEVLRAWQNVDTTITPDNLVYPLFILDIPDHTEPVSSLPGVNRYGVNTLQSALAPLVAKGLKAVLLFGVPTGLPKDTRGTCADTADTPVIQAIHTISEYFPELLILCDVCLCAYTSHGHCGILNEDGTLDNDASIQRLAEVALSYAQAGCHVVAPSDMMDGRIGAIKHMLAANGLSNRVSVMSYSAKFASCFYGPFRDAAKSAPTFGDRRCYQLPPGARGLAMRAVDRDVAEGADYLMVKPSMPYLDIVRETKNKHPHLKLAVYHVSGEYAMLYHGASKGAFELPRAVMEAMQGMRRAGADIIITYFVPNILEWLKN